In Dysidea avara chromosome 6, odDysAvar1.4, whole genome shotgun sequence, the genomic stretch GGTAATAATACGGTGATTCCTCTTGCTTTGTCTGTAGCGCGCATTTAATTTTTCGCGAtttttcaggtttttaaataaaaatgggCATCAGCGAAGCTGCTTAGAACGCTTGaatgtttccatgaatggtacattacatggtggtcaCTATGCTATAGAAAACAGATGTGTATTCTTGGTGAAACAGATGCTGCGAGTTTCTAAATCATAGCGTGAGAGAGGGCTATCAGTTTGCGTTGGCACGCAAACACTGTGAATCTCCACTTAATAAGGTCCAAAAAGGTTCCTGGGAGTTAGTAAACCAACCTTGGACTTCATTAAGTGAGTTTCAGTTGGTTTATTTTTCATTGCAGACCTGTCAAGCGCCGTTTTAGCAAAAATTGAAGTACAGCGAATCACTTTTTAAACAAGTGTATTTTATAGAGCACCTCACCCAATAACCTAAAATAGTAATGGACAACATTCAAGATGTTCCTGCCCATTTTTATGAAAATGAGCCGGAATCCGTCAAAATTTACGACACGGCTAAATCCCAAATGGAAGGCATTTGGTCGCTATCAAACCCACTatttaaaactagaccattgGTAGACTCCATCCCCTGAGTTACAAGTTAATCGCAAAGAgggtcgattttttcattgccaaccctacgtATAGTCACACCCACGTGACATTGAAAGCACTAGTTCCATCTAGACACTTAATACATTGTGTTTTACTGCCTATCGAGGTGCAAAAAATGTTTTCTgtactgtaaaatgatagccagtcTTACCAGCATCAAAACATGTTGATAACAGTGAGTTATGTTGAAGTGGAAGAATAAAAAGTGATGCAGGTGGGGGATGAGAAACGGTTGTCTGGTATTTATACAATTCAGTATATAACTTCTGTACACTAACTGTGCATCTAGTGAGCATATCAGTTACTGTTTAAAATACATAATTTACCATAGCTATTTGTTGCTTTAAACTTCGGGACTGCTACTTGATGTATTTCAATGACTACACTACACAGTGTTATTACATCCTTTACTTGTAATGTAGGTACAACAATCACTGACTACAATGGCTGATAAACAGGAGACTAACAAGAACACTGCTAACAACCTGAGCTGTTCTCTTTGTGCTAAATTTGTTAAGATCCTGAGACACAAATCAGATGATGACACTGATGATGAAACAGAAGTGAAGTGTGATGATTGTGGTAGTGATGACCCAGTTGTGGCTCTGTGTATCAACTGTACCTTATGTCTGTGTGAAGACTGCAACAAGTGTCACAGGAAGAAGAACAAGACACATGATGTTGTTCAGCTGAATGAAGCATGTCTCCCTATGGCAACTGGTGGTGCAGGTGTCCAGCCTAAAGAGAAGGTTCCTAACTGTACCAAACATCCTAAAAATGAACTAGAATACTATTGTCAAAATTGTCAAAATTTAATCTGCCTGTCTTGTTCAGTAAAGGAACATGTTGAACACGCACATGATATTGTGAAGATAGCAGCCACCAAACACCGAAATTCACTGGTTAAAGTAATTGATTCAGTTGAGGAGATGTGTGAAAATCTGTCCAAAGCTGAGAAGAACATAATCAGTATGAAGGACAACATACAAAGACAAGTCAAACAAATTGACAAAATCATTGACGAACATTATGCTGAGCAACTTACTAAGTTAAATAAACATCATCTACAACTCAAAAAACAACTACAAGATGAATTGTCACAGAAGGAGGAAGCAGTGACCACACAACTGGAAGGCATAAAATCAGTACAAGTTCAACTGGCAAAGATGAAGAAACAACGTGAAGCTCTTGAGAAGATTCCTGACCTCAAGGTGTTATCCAAAAAGAAAGAAGATATAGAGAAAAGCATGAAGGAGGTTAGTGACAAGTACAAAACACTGAACACTCTACCTGTTGAAACTGACTCAATTAAATTTGTACCTGTCGCCAATCCTAATATACTGCTAGGTCAGCTGTTTACTTCTGCACATCCACATACTTCAGAAGTGGTTGATCTTCCTCATAGCATAGGTTATAACACCAAGGTAGATTTCACCATCCAAACACGCAATTGTAAGGGTGAAAAGTGCACAAAGGGAGGTCATCACATATCGGTAGAGTTAAAATCAGTTACAGGCAATGTCACCATTGGGGAGGTGAAGGATAACAAGGATGGTAGTTATGTGGCTTCTTTTGTAGCTGGAGAAGTTGGAGATGCTAAATTGTCTGTGTCCATAAATGGGCAGCAAATTAGGGGAAGTCCATACAGCATCGTTGTGGGTAGGAATTACCAAGGAATCAATATGCCTGATGCCATAGTAAATGATAATGGTAGCATGAGGTCGCCCCGTTACATTGCATTTGGTAAGGATGGCATGTGGGTAGTGGCTGATGACTCCAACCATTGTGTGTACATATTTAATGGTCAGGATGAATTAGTGAAAAAGTTTGGCAATAATGGTAGCAGCAGTGGCCAGTTCAGTAGTCCTCGTGGTGTTGCTTTTGATAGTGACAATCGCTTTTACATCGTTGATGGTGGGAACAAGAGAGTACAGAAGTTCAGTATCAATGGTAATTACCTACTACAGTTTGGTAACGATGGTGATGGTAAGCTCAGTGGGCCATGTGgtatcacaacacacaacaacaaagtatatGTTGCTGATTATGGTAAGAAACATATTGCAGTGTTCCAAACTAATGGTCAATTCTGCACCTCTTTTGGTTCTGAACACTTGTGGGGTCCCTATGATGTAGCAGTTAACACAAATAATCAGTTGCTTGTTGTTGATTGGAGTAAACACTGTGTAGCCACTTTTACTCTTGATGGTCATTATGTAGGCAAATTTGGTACGCAAGGATCTGGTAGGGGTCAACTTAGTAGTCCATGTGCTCTCGCCATTGATATTAATGGGTTTATCTTAGTAACTGAATATAGAAATTATCGAGTATCAATCTTTGACAAGTCTGGAAACTACATCGATTGCTTTGGTTCCAATGGATCTAATGCTGGCCAGTTTAGTTATCCTTGGGGTATAGCTCTTAGTCCTAATGGTAGCATCTATGTTAGTGACTCTAGTAACAAAAGGGTTCAAATCTTTTCCAACTACTGACATCTAACACTTTTATTATTTCACACAACTGACTACTAATTCTATACACTATTACTGTACACACATTATTGTGACATGTGTATACACACactttattaatttttgtacttGACTATAGCTATACCATTGTAATATCTACTAGCACTGTAACTACTAACTTGTATCAATCAACTGTTGTATAAGAGTTAACAATATTTTTAAagaataatttttttgtaaatcacacatatacacatctTGTACACATAATAAAACAATACATTTCTGTACTCGTAATATTTctattatacacacacacagcatCATTATTGTTATATAGTTAACAAAAGGTTGTTGTTTTTTATTTGAACTATGTAATAAAGTACAAGTGTAGGTGTGTTTTGATAATGAGGAAAAAGAGAAGGGTGCATGGGGGCAAACTTTAATCATTCAAaactattttatatatataaatttaatTTGGTCTGCAATTCCTACAGCATGCAAgtaatagggatcatagaacaagtagggaaacaagggaggtcatgaTCACCTGTACAACTACAGATATaccagtgaacatttaatccctaattgagCATATGCCCAGGGATTAAAATAATGTCTGCTATTATTATACCTATGGTTTATTCTATTCTTAAATGGGTAGGAATTAACTTAATACTGTGTTTCAGAAACTAAAAACTCTGTATCAAATTCAAATGCACTCAtcagggtgattttccaaaatacgGTCATATTGTATGTGTATAATAATTGACTAATTGTATCATGCAATACTTTTAAATTGTTGTCAATTCTCTTTATCTCAGTCAGTACAACTTTTTACCCAAAAATGTGGGAATGTATACTAGCTACACAAGACTGTAGTCTCTTGAGCCTGTCTGACACTGCAGACCTTGGAAGACTCAGATATTCCAAAAGCAGTACtgattaatttttttgtaatagGGAATATCAACACAGGTTACGGTAAGTCATTtattgtatgcatgtaatttttcattggtattaatattgttgtaattaatCTGTTAGTTGCAATTGTAAATGGAATATTTCTAACTGTAACTGAAactattatctaatccaaaacagccaagctgtaaaaaaagtgtgcggccctcagaaaggctatggtgaaaaaagatgtgaaatccaaggtggcggccaagaaatggctgtgatggtaggttagtggtaaaaattttaataatgacaattcaggtaaattttgtgaagcggcacaaaaattcacctgaattgtcgttattaaaatttttaccattaacctaccatcacagccatttcttggccgccaccttggatttcacatcttttttcaccatagcctttctgagggccgcacactttttttacagcttggctgttttggattagatttcatttcattttgtatttgtataccccaaagccggcctatggccagctttgggaattttttaacctatgttttttttctttactacaggaagaagaaaagatgaagtagatgtactttaaatattttatcagtacatgtacaaattatatatataatacttatgggaccggatttgcgaaaaggggccttccacacacatccaatttgccaactttggcaattgataacttcagattggaaagagctattgccttgaaatttgggcagtggtgatttctttgcagctgaactctccacatgatgatttctttgtagctgaactctctacaaggtaatttcttctagctgatctctctacagggagatttgtttgtagctgaactatctacaaggtaacttcttctagctgatttctctacagggtgatttgttcgtagctgaattctgtacaggtgatttgtttgcagctgagctctttacaaaatggtttctttgtagctgatctctctacaaagtaacttcttctaactgatctttctacagggtgatttgtttgtagctgaactatctacaatgtaatttcttctagctgatctctctacagggtgatttgtttgtagctgaattctgtaaaggtgatttgtttgcagctgagctctttacagaatggtttctttgtagctgaactctctacaaagtaacttcttctaactgatctttctacagggtgatttgtttgtagctgaactatctacaaggtaatttcttctagctgatctctctacagggtgatttgtttgtagctgaattctgtacaggtgatttgtttgcagctgagctctttacagaatggtttctttgtagctgaactctctaaaaggtaacttcttctaactgatctttctacagggcaatttgtttgtggcagaattttctacagggtgatttctttgcagctgaactctctacatggtggtttctttgtagctgaactctctacaaggtaacttcttctagctgatctctctacagggtgatttgttagtagctgaactctctacaagttaacttcttctagctgatctctctacatggtgatttgtttgtagctgaattctatataggtgatttgtttgcagctgagctctttaaataatggtttctttgtagctgaactctctcaaggtaactacttctagctgatgtctttacagggtcactagtttgtagctgaattctctacatggtggtttctttgtaactgaactctctacaaggtaaccttttctagctcatctttctacagggtgatttatttgtagctcaattctttacaggtgatttgtttgcagctgagccctttaaagaatggtttctttgtagctgaactatctacaaggtaacttcttctagctgatgtctctacaaggtcactagtttgtagctgagctctctacatagtggttttttttgtaactgaactctctacaaggtgacctcttctagctgatctttctacagggtgatttgtttgaagctgaactctctacaaggtaacttcttctagctgatctctctacagggagatttgtttgtagctgaactctctacatgatggtttctttgtagctgaactctctacaaggtaacttcttctagctaatctctctacagggagatttgtttgtagctgatctttctacagggtgatttgtttgaagctgaactctctacatgatggtttctttgtagctgaactatcaacaaggtaacttcttctagctgatctctctacagggtgatttgtttgtagctgaattctgtacaggtgatttgtttgcagctgagctctttacagaatggtttctatgtagctgaactctttacaaggcaacttcttctagctgatgtctctacagggtcactagtttgtaaatgaattctctacatggtggtttctttgtaactgaactctctacgaggtaacttcttctagctgatctttctatagggtgacttgtttgtaaacgaattctctacatggttgtttctttgtagctgaactctctacattgtggtttctttgtagctgaactctacaaggtgatttcttctagctgaattatctctttctatagttgcatgaattccctacaaggtaacttcttctacctgatctctctacagggtgaattgtttgtggctgatctctctacatggtgacttgtttgtagctgatctctatacaggttacttgtttctagctgatctcttgaattctcttcgggtgactgctctattaggatgactgctctattagagtatctcgatctcgcacttgctacactaagttggatttcgtgttataactccgtggttttaagtctgattcttctacaccattgaagagcctttctaagacgataactccatctgtacaacgattttcaaagcattaccccaagcggtttacctggtaggcgtggcaagcagtcgttttttattagctaatctcgattgcgtaattgttacacactgttggttttttcgttgtatcttcctgttttttagctcgatttctttcaaaccacaaaaggtttgaggttcaatagttaacctattcacccaccgattttcagcttcttcccatacgcggtttaccctgtaggcgtgacaacatattggtgttatttttcgtgaataatcgctcataactctttgcctgtttatcgtattccagccaaaattggtaccgagatgcgcctttatatcccccttctgtgtgccaaatttcaaggcaatcggatatggcgtgcgagttttata encodes the following:
- the LOC136258696 gene encoding tripartite motif-containing protein 2-like, encoding MADKQETNKNTANNLSCSLCAKFVKILRHKSDDDTDDETEVKCDDCGSDDPVVALCINCTLCLCEDCNKCHRKKNKTHDVVQLNEACLPMATGGAGVQPKEKVPNCTKHPKNELEYYCQNCQNLICLSCSVKEHVEHAHDIVKIAATKHRNSLVKVIDSVEEMCENLSKAEKNIISMKDNIQRQVKQIDKIIDEHYAEQLTKLNKHHLQLKKQLQDELSQKEEAVTTQLEGIKSVQVQLAKMKKQREALEKIPDLKVLSKKKEDIEKSMKEVSDKYKTLNTLPVETDSIKFVPVANPNILLGQLFTSAHPHTSEVVDLPHSIGYNTKVDFTIQTRNCKGEKCTKGGHHISVELKSVTGNVTIGEVKDNKDGSYVASFVAGEVGDAKLSVSINGQQIRGSPYSIVVGRNYQGINMPDAIVNDNGSMRSPRYIAFGKDGMWVVADDSNHCVYIFNGQDELVKKFGNNGSSSGQFSSPRGVAFDSDNRFYIVDGGNKRVQKFSINGNYLLQFGNDGDGKLSGPCGITTHNNKVYVADYGKKHIAVFQTNGQFCTSFGSEHLWGPYDVAVNTNNQLLVVDWSKHCVATFTLDGHYVGKFGTQGSGRGQLSSPCALAIDINGFILVTEYRNYRVSIFDKSGNYIDCFGSNGSNAGQFSYPWGIALSPNGSIYVSDSSNKRVQIFSNY